The Algoriphagus sp. TR-M9 genome has a window encoding:
- a CDS encoding SH3 domain-containing protein, which yields MFILIIVILIILLILLLLLGIRLFKWTIKSKGRIQVMLIILGVSAIGIGIHHFFFKNMRFIQSEVYPNLYLVKYPVKDYSVVEEAIKEKIKEHLSSEYKTGKPLSYTGEKAIYFYELGGMSFGFLGEAGTGYFIDHEEDLGGFVSEELGMYQDYRLAEFYYEPCSRDNSLVCGEINFFREGEHVKVDRLKDLYSVHKESQNLSDSTQKTNYSIKLPFHGVLDIKAVAKYYPEILTEFDSIGNFFAQRIPMPNDRAGILSLLRRTDSYTDYFLYTHDQDFKTMDSFYLGKAMDFDQGKSVTIEYEINPDSSISFHKVVWGPVLQNKEETIDTLSHKTILLRVNQSGNLEYTISKNPIFYALEVYSRSSDTEKIKLSDKADGKIIQVLDSTEDGFLISIISEENGWFRVLTIKDLDGNEQEIQNGFAWIDHSDIGIRANRVATVLDNPKTGKQVGRVPMDAELNLIDIWQDWVKIEFQGLTGWVDSQYLCGNPVSTCP from the coding sequence GTGTTCATATTGATTATAGTCATCCTTATCATTCTATTAATCCTTCTGCTTTTACTGGGCATTAGGTTATTCAAATGGACCATAAAAAGTAAAGGGAGGATTCAGGTGATGCTGATCATTTTGGGAGTCAGTGCAATAGGTATAGGCATCCATCACTTCTTTTTTAAAAACATGCGGTTTATCCAGTCAGAGGTTTACCCCAATCTGTACCTGGTTAAATACCCTGTCAAGGATTATTCTGTAGTGGAAGAGGCCATCAAAGAAAAAATAAAAGAACATTTGAGCTCGGAATATAAAACGGGTAAACCGCTCTCTTATACCGGAGAAAAAGCCATCTACTTTTATGAGTTGGGGGGAATGAGCTTTGGCTTTTTAGGTGAGGCCGGAACCGGGTATTTTATAGATCATGAAGAGGATTTAGGCGGTTTTGTCAGTGAAGAATTGGGCATGTACCAAGACTATCGCCTGGCGGAATTTTACTATGAACCCTGTTCCCGAGACAACTCCTTAGTCTGTGGTGAAATCAACTTTTTCAGGGAGGGAGAACATGTCAAAGTGGATAGGCTGAAAGATCTTTATTCAGTTCATAAAGAGTCCCAGAACCTTTCAGATTCAACCCAAAAAACAAATTACTCCATCAAATTACCTTTTCACGGTGTACTGGATATTAAGGCTGTAGCTAAGTATTATCCTGAAATTTTAACCGAATTTGATTCCATTGGAAATTTCTTTGCGCAAAGGATTCCCATGCCCAATGACAGAGCTGGCATCCTAAGCCTTTTGCGACGTACAGACTCTTATACCGACTATTTTCTATACACCCATGATCAGGACTTCAAGACCATGGACTCCTTTTATTTGGGAAAAGCCATGGATTTCGATCAGGGCAAAAGTGTGACCATTGAGTATGAGATCAACCCAGATTCCTCTATTTCATTTCACAAAGTGGTATGGGGACCTGTCCTTCAAAACAAGGAAGAAACTATTGATACCCTGAGCCATAAAACAATCCTACTCAGGGTAAATCAAAGCGGAAATCTCGAATATACCATTTCAAAAAATCCAATATTTTATGCTTTGGAGGTTTATAGCAGATCTTCTGATACTGAAAAAATCAAACTAAGTGATAAGGCCGATGGCAAAATCATTCAAGTGCTCGATTCAACAGAAGACGGCTTTCTCATCAGTATAATTAGTGAAGAGAATGGTTGGTTTCGAGTTTTAACTATAAAGGACTTAGATGGAAATGAACAGGAAATCCAAAATGGTTTTGCCTGGATTGACCATTCTGATATTGGAATCCGGGCCAATCGGGTTGCCACAGTCCTAGACAACCCAAAAACAGGAAAGCAGGTTGGCCGGGTGCCCATGGATGCCGAATTAAACCTGATCGATATCTGGCAGGATTGGGTTAAAATAGAATTCCAGGGCTTAACTGGATGGGTAGATTCTCAATATCTCTGTGGAAACCCAGTCAGCACCTGTCCCTAA